From Crateriforma spongiae, a single genomic window includes:
- a CDS encoding sugar phosphate isomerase/epimerase family protein, with translation MPRPVTLFTGQWADLPISEMARMTADFGYDGIELACWGDHFEVDKALAEDDYCDKKRSLLDDAGLQCHAISAHLVGQAVLDNIDERHQAILPDYVWGDGDPAAVNARAAEELANTARAAQKFGVEVVNGFTGSSIWHLLYSFPPVPPSMIDAGFDLLAERFNPILDVFGECGVRFALEVHPTEIAFDIYTAQRALEALDHRPEFGFNFDPSHLIWQGVDPVQFIRTFPDRIYHVHIKDALVTLDGRSGILTSHLNFGDSRRGWDFRSPGRGGVNFEEIIRALNDINYQGPLSIEWEDSGMERTFGAREACEFTKKLDFSPSNRAFDSAFDEATA, from the coding sequence ATGCCTCGCCCCGTCACTTTATTCACCGGACAGTGGGCCGATTTGCCCATCAGTGAAATGGCCCGCATGACCGCCGATTTCGGATACGACGGAATCGAACTGGCGTGCTGGGGAGACCACTTCGAGGTCGACAAGGCGTTGGCCGAAGACGACTATTGCGACAAAAAGCGATCGCTGTTGGATGATGCAGGATTGCAGTGTCATGCGATCAGCGCCCACTTGGTCGGCCAAGCCGTTTTGGACAACATCGACGAGCGACACCAGGCGATTTTGCCCGACTACGTTTGGGGCGATGGCGATCCGGCGGCCGTCAACGCGCGTGCGGCGGAAGAATTGGCCAACACCGCGCGGGCGGCACAAAAGTTCGGTGTCGAAGTCGTCAACGGATTCACCGGCAGCAGCATTTGGCACTTGCTGTACAGCTTTCCGCCGGTCCCGCCGTCGATGATTGACGCCGGGTTTGATCTGTTGGCTGAGCGGTTCAATCCGATCTTGGACGTGTTCGGTGAATGCGGTGTTCGCTTCGCTTTGGAAGTCCACCCGACCGAAATCGCGTTTGATATCTACACCGCGCAGCGGGCGTTGGAAGCACTGGATCATCGGCCGGAATTCGGATTCAACTTCGACCCCAGCCACCTGATCTGGCAAGGCGTTGATCCCGTGCAATTCATCCGCACGTTCCCCGATCGCATCTATCACGTGCACATCAAGGATGCGTTGGTCACCTTGGACGGACGCAGCGGAATTCTGACCAGCCACCTGAACTTCGGTGATTCACGTCGTGGATGGGATTTCCGCAGCCCGGGCCGAGGCGGTGTGAATTTCGAAGAAATCATTCGCGCTTTGAACGACATCAATTACCAAGGCCCGCTGTCGATCGAATGGGAAGACAGCGGCATGGAACGGACCTTCGGCGCCCGCGAAGCCTGCGAATTCACCAAGAAGCTGGACTTTTCGCCGAGCAATCGTGCCTTCGATTCGGCTTTCGACGAAGCCACCGCCTGA
- a CDS encoding SET domain-containing protein, with amino-acid sequence MGLTKKRREMLQKKIEDDFGYRRYHDRDIEVIDRGGSKGCGVFAARQFLPGELILEVRGQLLSQKDYEGSTYVMEFDDKWYLEPGVPACYVNHSCSPNTELMKITKYTMGFVAFCNIEAGTEITFDYQWEAADWIPRCNCGAPNCRGWVVGETEVKKMEKLTGKRKSGK; translated from the coding sequence ATGGGATTAACCAAGAAGCGTCGTGAGATGCTTCAAAAGAAGATCGAAGATGACTTCGGGTATCGTCGGTATCACGATCGTGACATTGAAGTGATTGATCGTGGCGGTTCAAAAGGGTGCGGTGTTTTTGCCGCCCGTCAATTTTTGCCCGGCGAACTGATTTTGGAAGTCCGCGGGCAACTGCTGAGTCAGAAGGACTATGAAGGTTCCACCTACGTCATGGAATTTGACGACAAGTGGTATTTGGAACCCGGCGTCCCGGCCTGCTATGTGAACCATTCTTGCAGCCCGAACACCGAGCTGATGAAGATCACGAAATACACGATGGGATTCGTGGCATTTTGCAACATTGAAGCGGGCACGGAAATCACGTTTGACTATCAGTGGGAAGCCGCCGATTGGATTCCACGTTGCAATTGTGGTGCACCCAATTGTCGGGGCTGGGTCGTCGGGGAAACCGAAGTCAAGAAGATGGAAAAGCTGACGGGCAAACGCAAATCCGGCAAGTGA
- a CDS encoding serine/threonine-protein kinase yields MSSLEFLGPYRVGELIGRGGMGSVYEATHEQTKEKVAVKLIASHVADEMRFRRRFAAEVEALKQLRHENIVRLIGYGEEQGQLFYAMELVDGESLRTIIRRQQRLPWIRAVDFAIQICGALKHAHDVGVIHRDLKPANLLVDRNDKIKMVDFGIAKLFGFGEQTMAGSVLGTADYMAPEQADSGSITIRTDLYALGSVIYAMLVGRPPFSDKSSTKVLESLRHETPVSLQTLDPNLPDDLVDLVDELLAKDPDDRPPTALKVGNRLKALRAGMLRDSTWNERGAATQLLTESEAKDFVAAHQAKADVDTSPEGTATGSIEPPGEAGSISGDDTGERHKDRTGESRSRNDIGTKANDQGSPPAKDSSNPGRSANVTVNVPPNQATEVSQQHGVISDDPAHNDASRTHFQTVDASKRSDDGQVHPDSNKPTWIHGLSLAGMIAILIGIGVYLFGTMRTPSADELFDEISRAESGNRLTSVEPRIRYFLNTFGDDPRREQVATWQLEMELQQVMNRLQFKVNHRGLDQLAPHEQTFFRAMQLRSDSPEQAGEQMSLWLTLFAGADTVQSDQVQQMTRLVRHELARLDAGESVESSDPRIHELMQRIYASRHKRSEQERKDMLNALIRLHENDPWAAPVVQRAREELQSIETTDAVTAAADTQIDADTEVQDTQIPGIDDSVADESNE; encoded by the coding sequence ATGAGCTCATTGGAATTTTTAGGGCCTTATCGAGTCGGCGAACTGATCGGCCGCGGCGGCATGGGATCCGTCTATGAGGCGACGCACGAACAGACCAAGGAAAAAGTGGCGGTCAAGCTGATCGCCAGTCACGTCGCCGATGAAATGCGATTCCGCCGCCGCTTTGCCGCCGAAGTCGAAGCGTTGAAACAGTTGCGGCACGAAAACATTGTTCGTCTGATCGGATACGGCGAAGAACAGGGACAGCTGTTTTACGCCATGGAATTGGTCGACGGCGAATCCCTGCGGACGATCATTCGGCGTCAACAGCGTCTGCCTTGGATCCGTGCGGTCGACTTTGCCATCCAGATTTGTGGCGCACTGAAGCACGCCCACGACGTCGGCGTGATCCATCGAGATTTGAAGCCGGCCAACTTGCTGGTGGATCGAAACGACAAAATCAAGATGGTGGATTTTGGGATCGCTAAGCTGTTCGGTTTTGGCGAACAAACCATGGCGGGTTCCGTCTTGGGGACCGCCGACTACATGGCCCCCGAACAAGCCGACAGCGGCAGCATCACGATCCGAACCGACCTGTACGCGTTGGGCAGTGTGATTTACGCGATGCTGGTGGGACGCCCGCCCTTTTCCGACAAGAGTTCGACGAAGGTGCTGGAATCGTTGCGGCACGAAACGCCGGTATCGCTGCAAACGCTCGATCCCAACCTGCCCGATGACTTGGTGGACTTGGTGGATGAATTGCTGGCCAAAGATCCAGACGACCGCCCGCCGACGGCGCTGAAGGTGGGCAACCGGTTGAAGGCGCTTCGTGCGGGGATGCTACGGGATTCCACTTGGAATGAACGCGGCGCGGCGACGCAGTTGCTAACCGAATCGGAAGCCAAAGACTTCGTGGCGGCACATCAAGCCAAAGCCGATGTCGATACCAGCCCCGAAGGCACGGCAACCGGCAGCATCGAACCTCCGGGTGAAGCGGGGTCGATCAGCGGTGACGACACGGGCGAACGCCACAAAGACCGCACCGGCGAAAGCCGTTCACGAAATGACATCGGCACCAAGGCCAACGACCAAGGTTCTCCACCGGCAAAGGATTCGTCCAATCCAGGCCGGTCGGCCAATGTGACCGTCAACGTTCCGCCGAATCAGGCCACCGAGGTTTCGCAGCAACACGGCGTGATCTCGGACGATCCCGCCCACAACGATGCATCACGCACCCACTTCCAAACCGTCGATGCATCCAAGCGATCCGATGACGGCCAAGTGCATCCGGATTCCAACAAACCAACGTGGATTCACGGGTTATCCCTGGCCGGCATGATCGCCATCTTGATCGGCATCGGCGTCTATCTGTTCGGCACGATGCGAACGCCATCGGCCGATGAATTGTTCGATGAAATCAGTCGTGCCGAATCAGGAAATCGGCTGACGTCCGTCGAACCCCGCATCCGCTATTTCTTGAACACTTTCGGTGACGACCCCAGACGCGAACAAGTCGCCACTTGGCAACTGGAAATGGAACTGCAACAGGTGATGAACCGGCTGCAATTCAAAGTCAATCATCGCGGTCTGGACCAGTTGGCTCCTCACGAACAGACATTCTTTCGCGCGATGCAGTTGCGGTCCGATTCACCGGAACAAGCGGGCGAACAAATGTCGCTGTGGCTGACCCTGTTCGCCGGTGCGGATACCGTGCAATCGGATCAGGTCCAACAGATGACGCGGCTGGTTCGCCATGAACTGGCGCGTCTGGACGCCGGTGAATCGGTGGAATCATCCGATCCGCGGATCCACGAATTGATGCAACGCATTTATGCCAGCCGACACAAGCGGTCCGAACAGGAACGCAAAGACATGCTGAACGCGTTGATCCGTTTGCACGAAAACGACCCTTGGGCCGCCCCCGTGGTCCAGCGTGCACGAGAAGAACTACAGTCAATCGAAACGACCGATGCGGTTACCGCTGCCGCGGACACTCAAATCGACGCCGACACCGAGGTCCAAGACACGCAAATTCCCGGCATCGACGATTCCGTTGCAGACGAATCGAACGAGTAG
- a CDS encoding PSP1 domain-containing protein — protein MPTSPPPSPPNDPPTGESSAPLEYVVRYGTMRTLGVMTAKTTFGYGDDVIVRTDRGTESGTVLCQATPVAIAAMQESTQGRILRLQDIDDRKQLAYLKTLTDAAMATCQRCVDALDLQMELVDVEQILGGERVVVYFIAPQRVDFRQLVRDLAKEFQTRIEMRQIGVRDEAKILADYGDCGRPICCANHLTKMPPVSMKMAKLQKATLDPNKISGRCGRLKCCLRYEFETYQSLADALPPVGSQVVTRDGTMVVLNQEILSGQLLVSTEDRRRILINASDVLTVQQK, from the coding sequence ATGCCCACATCCCCGCCGCCATCGCCCCCCAACGATCCACCAACCGGTGAATCGTCCGCGCCGCTGGAATACGTCGTGCGATACGGCACGATGCGGACGCTGGGGGTGATGACCGCCAAGACCACGTTCGGATATGGCGACGATGTGATCGTGCGAACCGATCGGGGGACCGAATCGGGAACCGTGCTGTGCCAGGCGACGCCGGTCGCAATCGCGGCAATGCAGGAATCAACGCAGGGGCGAATTTTGCGGCTGCAAGACATCGACGACCGTAAACAGCTGGCCTATTTGAAAACGTTGACCGATGCCGCGATGGCCACGTGTCAACGTTGCGTCGACGCACTGGACCTGCAGATGGAATTGGTCGACGTCGAACAAATATTGGGCGGCGAACGTGTCGTGGTCTACTTCATCGCACCCCAGCGCGTCGACTTTCGACAACTGGTCCGCGACCTGGCCAAAGAGTTTCAAACGCGGATCGAGATGCGGCAAATCGGTGTGCGAGACGAAGCGAAAATCTTGGCCGACTATGGCGATTGCGGCCGTCCGATCTGTTGTGCCAACCATCTGACGAAGATGCCGCCGGTGTCGATGAAGATGGCCAAGCTGCAAAAAGCAACGCTGGACCCGAACAAGATTTCCGGCCGCTGTGGGCGTCTAAAATGCTGTCTGCGTTACGAATTTGAAACCTATCAATCCCTGGCCGACGCGTTGCCGCCGGTCGGCAGCCAGGTGGTCACCCGCGACGGTACCATGGTGGTATTGAACCAGGAAATCCTGAGCGGGCAGTTGTTGGTCAGCACCGAAGACCGTCGACGTATCCTGATCAACGCCAGCGACGTGTTGACGGTTCAGCAAAAATAG
- the thiS gene encoding sulfur carrier protein ThiS: MADRHAPLITFVYDPNDRATKQRTMIHLTVNGEPTTVEKAMSVRQLLNTVDVPPNYLAVEVNEEVVPREDYDNHVVNDGDRVEVVTLVGGG; the protein is encoded by the coding sequence ATGGCGGACCGCCACGCACCGCTGATCACGTTTGTGTATGACCCAAACGATCGGGCGACAAAGCAGCGGACCATGATTCATTTGACCGTCAACGGCGAACCCACGACCGTCGAAAAAGCGATGTCGGTTCGCCAGCTGTTGAACACCGTCGACGTCCCGCCGAACTATCTGGCGGTGGAAGTCAACGAAGAAGTCGTCCCTCGCGAAGACTATGACAACCACGTCGTGAACGACGGCGACCGCGTCGAAGTCGTCACGCTGGTGGGAGGTGGATGA
- a CDS encoding prenyltransferase/squalene oxidase repeat-containing protein: MVTVFPPATTLRADSPDRSADLQQRIDQMANRGIEFLRARGQADDGSFSGETGAAVTALAVRAILEHRGTAGTNDPVVRKALKYLEEMVQPDGGIYRKGSLHRNYETSTAVMALVKASEDPNIGDRYNSQLQRAEAFLKDIQWDQGEGTESDDTAYGGAGYGSHSRPDLSNTAFLIEALRELDNGPDDESIRKALTFVLRTQNLDGQGNTTEFADKIGDGGFYYTPAAGGQSKAGETDGGGLRSYGSMTYAGLKSMIYAGLTRDDPRVIAAMNFIRDNYTLDHNPGMGAQGLYYYYHTFAKALAAAGVEVLDDADGKPHDWRAELVDQLESSQQADGSWVNDQSERWMEGDRQLVTAYVLLALAEAKR, translated from the coding sequence ATGGTGACGGTTTTTCCGCCGGCGACGACGCTGCGTGCAGATTCTCCGGACCGATCGGCCGATTTGCAGCAGCGAATTGACCAGATGGCCAACCGTGGCATCGAGTTTTTGCGCGCACGCGGCCAGGCCGACGACGGTTCGTTCAGCGGTGAAACGGGGGCCGCAGTCACGGCATTGGCTGTCCGAGCAATTCTGGAACACCGCGGCACCGCCGGCACCAACGATCCGGTCGTTCGCAAAGCGCTGAAGTACTTAGAAGAGATGGTCCAGCCCGATGGCGGCATCTATCGCAAAGGTTCGCTGCACCGAAACTACGAAACGTCCACAGCGGTGATGGCGTTGGTCAAGGCGTCCGAAGATCCCAACATCGGCGATCGATACAACAGCCAACTGCAACGCGCCGAAGCTTTCTTGAAAGACATCCAGTGGGACCAGGGCGAAGGCACCGAATCGGACGACACGGCGTACGGCGGTGCAGGTTACGGCAGCCATTCGCGTCCCGATTTGTCCAACACGGCATTCCTGATCGAAGCTTTGCGGGAACTGGACAACGGCCCCGATGACGAGAGCATTCGCAAAGCGTTGACCTTTGTTTTACGGACGCAAAACCTGGACGGCCAAGGCAACACCACCGAATTTGCCGACAAGATCGGTGACGGCGGTTTCTATTACACACCGGCCGCCGGCGGACAAAGCAAGGCGGGCGAAACCGACGGCGGCGGGCTGCGCAGTTACGGGTCGATGACCTACGCAGGCTTAAAAAGCATGATCTACGCCGGGCTGACGCGCGACGACCCGCGTGTGATCGCTGCGATGAATTTCATTCGTGACAACTACACGTTGGATCACAACCCTGGCATGGGGGCCCAGGGTCTGTACTACTACTACCACACCTTTGCCAAAGCCTTGGCGGCGGCCGGCGTGGAAGTGTTGGACGACGCCGATGGGAAACCTCATGACTGGCGTGCCGAATTGGTCGACCAACTGGAATCCAGCCAGCAGGCCGACGGATCCTGGGTCAACGACCAAAGCGAACGCTGGATGGAGGGCGACCGACAACTGGTCACCGCCTATGTTTTACTGGCATTGGCCGAAGCCAAGCGTTAA
- a CDS encoding thiazole synthase, translating to MATVTTPDDVRNDPDPDGGRPLVVGKHTLASRLIVGTGRYDTMDQMRDSLAASGADCVTVAVRRERLYDREGRNILDFIDGDRYTLLPNTAGCFNAADAIRAAKLGREILRTLGNPGADWVKLEVLGDSKTLLPDPIETVAACRELVDDGFSVLCYTSDCPVTALKLKQAGAASVMPAGSPIGSGQGLLNINNLRIILEYLKDDDPDYPVIIDAGVGTASDVSDAFELGADGVLLNTAIAHARDPILMASAMKHAAIAGRQAFLAGRIPRKLYGTASSPTEGVISTRPYGSQA from the coding sequence ATGGCAACTGTGACAACACCCGATGACGTCCGCAATGATCCGGATCCCGACGGCGGCCGGCCCTTGGTGGTCGGCAAACACACGCTGGCCAGTCGCTTGATTGTCGGCACCGGTCGTTATGACACCATGGACCAGATGCGGGATTCGTTGGCCGCCTCCGGTGCCGATTGTGTGACCGTCGCTGTGCGGCGTGAACGACTGTACGACCGCGAAGGTCGCAATATCTTGGACTTCATCGACGGGGATCGCTACACGCTGTTACCCAACACGGCGGGATGTTTCAACGCCGCCGATGCGATCCGTGCCGCCAAGCTGGGACGTGAAATCCTCCGCACCCTGGGCAACCCGGGCGCGGACTGGGTCAAGCTGGAAGTCTTGGGCGACAGCAAGACACTGTTGCCCGATCCGATCGAAACCGTGGCTGCGTGCCGCGAGCTGGTCGACGATGGTTTCAGCGTGTTGTGCTACACCAGCGATTGTCCGGTGACCGCGTTGAAACTGAAGCAGGCCGGTGCCGCCAGTGTGATGCCCGCCGGCAGCCCGATCGGAAGCGGCCAAGGTCTGCTGAACATCAACAACTTGCGGATCATCTTGGAATACCTGAAAGACGACGATCCCGATTACCCGGTGATCATCGACGCCGGTGTGGGGACCGCCAGCGATGTCAGTGATGCATTTGAATTGGGTGCCGACGGGGTGTTGTTGAACACGGCGATCGCCCACGCCCGCGACCCGATTTTAATGGCCTCGGCGATGAAGCACGCCGCGATCGCAGGACGCCAAGCGTTTCTGGCCGGGCGAATCCCGCGCAAGTTGTACGGGACCGCCAGCAGTCCGACCGAAGGCGTCATCAGCACACGGCCCTACGGATCCCAGGCCTAA